A genomic window from Flavobacterium azooxidireducens includes:
- a CDS encoding OmpP1/FadL family transporter, with the protein MIKKILIGFCLFLSAVTWAQEGTSSPYSFYGIGDIKFKGTVENRSMGGVSVFNDSIHVNLQNPASFSHLKFTTFTVGANYNNVKLETESQSEKATRTTIDYLVVAMPISKKFGASLGLLPFSSVGYKIQNVNADPTQTSSRYFGEGGVNRLFGGLGYKFNDNFSIGADINYNFGNISTTAVDYIPEVQYGTRELNESRLNGVNYNFGMMYNRKVTEKLTVFGSLAYSPESNMNIDNERNITTVLVAANFNFVPQDEGITQLSTSKLKLPSKFVLGAGIGEVRKWAVGAELTMQQSSSFGNRFNDIDNVEYENSTKFSFGGYFIPKYNSFNKYLERVTYRAGFNYENTGLIINNKAINNYGITFGLGLPLGGSFSNINVGVEYGKRGTIYSGLVEENYTNIFISLSLNDRWFVKRKYE; encoded by the coding sequence ATGATTAAAAAAATTCTGATAGGCTTTTGCTTATTTTTATCAGCTGTAACGTGGGCTCAGGAAGGAACTTCATCTCCTTATTCTTTTTACGGAATTGGAGATATAAAATTTAAAGGCACTGTTGAAAACCGTTCAATGGGGGGTGTTAGTGTTTTTAATGATTCCATCCATGTAAATCTACAAAATCCAGCTTCGTTTTCACATTTAAAGTTCACTACTTTTACAGTAGGTGCAAATTACAACAATGTAAAATTAGAAACAGAATCACAATCTGAAAAAGCAACTCGAACAACAATCGATTATTTGGTAGTGGCAATGCCAATATCAAAAAAGTTTGGTGCTTCGCTTGGTCTTCTTCCTTTTTCATCGGTTGGTTATAAAATTCAAAATGTAAATGCAGACCCTACTCAAACGAGTTCAAGGTATTTTGGTGAAGGCGGTGTAAACAGACTTTTTGGCGGACTGGGATATAAGTTTAACGACAATTTTAGCATTGGTGCCGATATAAATTATAATTTTGGAAATATTTCTACCACAGCAGTTGATTATATTCCTGAGGTTCAATATGGAACAAGAGAATTAAATGAAAGTAGATTAAATGGTGTGAATTATAATTTCGGAATGATGTATAACAGAAAAGTAACAGAAAAGTTGACAGTTTTTGGAAGCTTAGCTTATTCTCCCGAAAGTAATATGAATATTGATAATGAGAGAAATATAACAACGGTATTAGTTGCCGCAAATTTTAATTTTGTACCACAAGACGAAGGAATAACCCAACTAAGTACTTCTAAGCTTAAATTGCCTTCTAAATTTGTTTTAGGGGCAGGAATTGGTGAAGTTAGAAAATGGGCAGTTGGAGCTGAATTAACAATGCAACAATCAAGCAGTTTTGGTAATCGTTTTAATGATATTGACAATGTTGAGTATGAAAATTCAACAAAGTTCAGTTTTGGTGGATATTTCATCCCTAAATACAATTCTTTTAATAAGTATTTAGAAAGAGTGACCTACAGAGCCGGTTTTAACTATGAAAACACTGGCTTAATAATAAACAATAAGGCAATAAATAATTATGGCATAACTTTTGGTTTAGGTTTACCACTTGGAGGAAGTTTTTCAAACATCAACGTAGGTGTTGAGTACGGAAAAAGAGGAACAATCTATTCTGGACTTGTTGAAGAAAACTACACCAATATTTTTATAAGTTTATCATTAAATGATAGATGGTTTGTTAAAAGAAAATATGAATAA
- a CDS encoding type III pantothenate kinase, whose translation MVLVVDIGNTRIKCAVYELDTLMESYVFTDEAAENNFKNILLSYPKINNLIVSSVGKNLSFDLETLSNSINVHFVSNLDFFPFQNKYATPKTLGVDRMILAAGATLLYPNQNRLIIDVGTCITYDFVDKDNNYWGGAISPGFKLRYESLHQFTAKLPLLALEEPVGLVGNSTNQSIHSGVVNGLICEIDGIIDRYKQQYENFTIILTGGDTVFLAKRLKNTIFANSNFLLESLNQFFQYTIKND comes from the coding sequence ATGGTTTTAGTTGTAGATATAGGGAATACAAGAATTAAATGTGCTGTTTATGAGCTTGATACACTTATGGAATCTTATGTGTTTACTGATGAAGCAGCTGAAAATAATTTTAAAAATATTTTGTTGTCCTATCCAAAAATCAACAATTTGATCGTTTCTTCTGTTGGAAAAAATCTAAGTTTTGATTTAGAAACTCTTTCAAATAGTATTAATGTCCACTTTGTTTCCAATTTAGATTTTTTTCCTTTTCAAAATAAATACGCCACACCAAAAACATTAGGAGTTGATAGAATGATTCTTGCGGCAGGAGCAACACTGTTATATCCAAACCAAAATCGTTTGATTATTGATGTAGGAACCTGCATTACCTATGATTTTGTTGATAAGGATAATAACTATTGGGGCGGAGCAATTTCGCCTGGTTTTAAACTTAGGTATGAATCATTACATCAATTTACCGCAAAATTACCATTGTTAGCACTTGAAGAGCCTGTAGGGTTGGTTGGCAACTCAACAAATCAATCCATTCATTCCGGAGTAGTGAACGGTTTAATTTGTGAAATAGATGGCATTATAGACCGTTATAAACAGCAATATGAAAACTTTACCATAATTTTAACGGGTGGAGACACTGTTTTTTTGGCAAAAAGATTAAAAAATACCATATTTGCCAATTCAAATTTCCTTTTGGAGAGTTTGAACCAATTTTTTCAATATACAATCAAAAATGATTAA
- a CDS encoding tetratricopeptide repeat protein, which translates to MKTKLIIVFAFLIGMMNGKAQNAADCAEKLSIFNELCKAKDFTAAYEPWMYSRKNCASFHNAIYIRGEQILNYRIENAKTPADKEKEVRDLVKMYGEFDTHFPDNNRGNKVRKAMALFENNVGTPDEVYGLLDDAFKTDRANFTNAKALYVYFEIYVNDFEAGKKGIQLQDLFNKYDEISDKIDEEEKKLSDDLDVILQKEEAGTALTTKEENVKSVNQINLDAFQTIRTSMDNKIAQLSTCERLIPFLGASFEEKKGDAEWLKRAADRLDKKGCASDPLFSKISDALHALNPTAESAYNLGVSFYNKKNTTKALEYFNQSAELQKDNTKKANVYYTIARNIYGSSNKSQARTYAEKALAAKPSLGEAQVFIAQLYANSANECGNDPFEKRAIYWLAAQTARKAGTSAGNAAAASYDKLAPSKADIHSAGRAGESIRFNCWVGRSVTVPNL; encoded by the coding sequence ATGAAAACTAAATTAATTATTGTATTTGCGTTTCTCATCGGAATGATGAACGGAAAAGCTCAGAACGCCGCCGATTGTGCAGAAAAATTATCCATTTTTAATGAGCTTTGCAAAGCTAAAGATTTTACTGCCGCTTATGAACCATGGATGTATTCTCGTAAAAACTGTGCTTCTTTTCATAATGCAATATACATTAGAGGAGAACAAATATTAAATTACCGGATAGAAAACGCTAAAACTCCAGCTGATAAAGAAAAAGAAGTTCGCGATTTAGTAAAAATGTACGGAGAGTTTGACACTCATTTCCCTGATAATAACAGAGGAAATAAAGTAAGAAAAGCAATGGCATTGTTCGAAAACAATGTGGGAACTCCAGATGAAGTGTATGGCTTACTTGACGATGCTTTTAAAACAGATAGAGCTAACTTTACTAACGCAAAAGCACTTTATGTTTACTTTGAAATTTATGTAAACGATTTTGAAGCAGGTAAAAAAGGTATTCAATTACAAGATTTGTTTAACAAATACGACGAAATTTCAGATAAAATTGACGAAGAAGAGAAAAAACTTTCGGATGATTTAGATGTAATTTTACAAAAAGAAGAAGCAGGAACTGCATTAACAACTAAAGAAGAAAATGTTAAAAGTGTTAATCAAATTAACTTAGACGCTTTTCAAACCATTAGAACAAGTATGGATAACAAAATTGCTCAGTTGTCTACTTGTGAACGTTTGATTCCATTTTTAGGAGCAAGTTTTGAAGAGAAAAAAGGTGATGCAGAATGGTTAAAGAGAGCAGCAGATCGTTTAGACAAAAAAGGTTGTGCTTCTGATCCTTTGTTTTCAAAAATTTCAGATGCTTTGCATGCCTTAAATCCAACAGCAGAATCTGCTTATAATTTAGGAGTTTCTTTTTACAACAAAAAGAATACAACCAAAGCATTAGAGTATTTTAACCAATCAGCAGAATTGCAAAAAGACAATACCAAAAAAGCAAACGTATATTACACAATTGCCAGAAATATATACGGAAGTAGTAATAAGTCTCAAGCAAGAACTTATGCAGAAAAAGCATTAGCAGCAAAACCATCTTTGGGAGAGGCTCAGGTTTTTATCGCTCAGTTGTATGCTAACAGTGCAAACGAATGTGGAAACGATCCTTTCGAAAAAAGAGCTATCTATTGGTTAGCGGCTCAAACTGCTAGAAAAGCAGGAACGTCAGCAGGAAACGCTGCCGCTGCATCTTATGATAAACTAGCTCCTTCAAAAGCAGATATTCACAGTGCAGGTAGAGCAGGTGAGTCTATCCGTTTTAATTGTTGGGTAGGAAGAAGTGTTACAGTTCCTAACTTATAA
- a CDS encoding hemolysin family protein, whose translation MEISIILICLLLSAFFSGMEIAFVSSNKVYLGIEKMQDGFVAKILTKITQNPSKFIASMLVGNNIALVIYGFTMGDLIIKLIYPEFINNDNLPFQVLMIQTLISTAIILVTAEFLPKVFFQIYANTFIKIFAVPAYIFYQLLYYISSFVIWISDFFLRKLFKTEGDEAQLFFSKVELGNFISEQMNSVEDHDTVDSEIQIFQNALEFSGVKARDIMIPRTEISAVEIHDSVKELKALFIETGFSKVLVYQSSLDDIIGYVHSFELFRKPRTIKSVMIPVEFVPETMFIKDVMNLLTKKRKSVAIVLDEYGGTSGMITIEDIVEELFGEIQDEHDSDETLIEEQLSEKEFRFSTRLDVEYINEVYKLNIPEDDSYLTLGGFIVDHVKEIPQKGEVIEIDNFQFLIEEASNKKIELVKMIIDYSD comes from the coding sequence ATGGAAATCAGTATCATTCTAATTTGTTTACTGCTTTCGGCATTTTTTTCCGGAATGGAAATCGCTTTTGTTTCCTCCAATAAAGTCTACCTCGGAATCGAAAAAATGCAAGATGGGTTTGTGGCTAAAATTTTAACCAAAATAACTCAAAATCCATCCAAGTTCATTGCTTCCATGTTGGTGGGAAATAATATTGCTTTAGTAATTTATGGTTTTACCATGGGTGATTTAATTATTAAATTGATTTATCCGGAATTCATCAATAATGATAATTTACCGTTTCAAGTTTTAATGATTCAAACGCTTATTTCAACAGCAATCATTTTGGTTACAGCCGAATTTTTACCAAAAGTTTTTTTTCAAATTTATGCCAATACATTCATTAAAATTTTTGCAGTTCCGGCCTATATTTTTTATCAATTACTCTATTATATTTCTTCCTTTGTAATTTGGATTTCCGATTTTTTTCTTAGAAAATTATTTAAAACCGAAGGCGATGAGGCTCAACTTTTTTTTAGTAAAGTAGAATTAGGTAATTTTATTTCTGAACAAATGAATTCGGTAGAAGATCACGATACAGTTGATTCTGAAATTCAAATCTTTCAAAATGCTTTAGAGTTTTCAGGCGTAAAAGCTCGTGATATTATGATTCCTCGAACTGAAATTTCTGCTGTTGAAATTCATGATTCGGTTAAAGAATTAAAAGCACTTTTTATAGAAACAGGTTTTTCTAAAGTACTGGTTTATCAATCTTCATTAGATGATATTATTGGTTATGTGCATTCGTTTGAACTGTTTCGAAAACCCAGAACAATCAAATCGGTCATGATTCCGGTAGAATTTGTTCCCGAAACAATGTTTATTAAAGATGTGATGAACCTTTTAACCAAAAAGCGGAAAAGTGTTGCAATTGTGTTAGATGAATATGGCGGAACCTCAGGAATGATTACCATTGAAGATATTGTTGAAGAATTGTTTGGAGAAATTCAAGATGAACACGATTCAGACGAAACACTGATTGAAGAACAATTGAGCGAAAAAGAATTCAGATTTTCTACTCGTTTGGATGTTGAATATATTAATGAAGTTTACAAATTGAATATTCCCGAAGATGATTCCTATTTAACATTAGGAGGATTTATTGTAGATCATGTTAAGGAAATTCCACAAAAAGGAGAAGTGATTGAAATTGATAATTTTCAATTTTTAATTGAAGAAGCTTCGAATAAGAAAATTGAGCTGGTAAAAATGATTATTGATTATTCAGATTAA
- a CDS encoding AsmA family protein, whose product MKKSIKSIVLKILKITGITIAVLLLLLFLLPTLFPETITNKVKSFANEKLNGELSFKETNLSFFTHFPSLTLSLDEFLLKGSAPFEKDTLISAKEIAFGINVKSIFFDEKIKIDKIFVSDGFINVKVNKKGQPNYNVYVSESKEESTDSTSASIKLERIDIKKIRLVYEDQSAKMLIKAKEFNYLGKGDLHESIFDLKTKAQIEGFDFSFDNEEYLKNKKVNAELITKINTNSLALIFEENNLMINKLPVEFKGKFNFLKNGYDLDFNVKSVNSKLNDFFTALPPQFITWLSKTNIKGKTDLLFSLRGKYIAEENKKPDIHFNMKIRDGFISYNNTPLPAENIFLNFDTKLPSLDIEKLILKIDSVYFDVGKDFFNGNVKVNGLSSPTIDARIRSKLDLAKLDQAFGLENMDLKGSFSADIVSKGKYNKEQKKFPVTRGNLELKNGFVKTIYYPNPIKNINFKAVASDASGEFKDLNVLISPATLEFEGKPFDLYAKLQNFDDIDYDIKAKGELNIEKIYKVFSQKGLGVTGFAKMDVAFQGKQSDATSGKYANLNNKGTLELKEIKINSEFLPKPFIINEGLFLFNQDKMNFNNFIASYGQSDFKMNGFMENVINFTLSDSEILKGSFSVDSDFIQINEFMAFANETQEEKDKTVQNGVVVIPSKFDFNLKANVKKINFDDLNIENLIGKVNVNQGKLMLQNTSFSIIGTKVTMNAIYFHETPTRADFDYKIKALDFDIKRAYNEIALFREMASAAEYAEGTVSLDYKIAGKLDGNMTPVFPSLIGGGTLSVKNVKMKGFKLFNIVSQKTETDALKDPDISKIDIKTTVKNNLIKIERFKFKSAGFRPRIEGETSFDGKINLKMRIGLPPLGIIGIPIKVTGTQENLEIGVGKKTEDLEETEYVEGMEEAKPEIKTTTTPSVSDELKPQTVIDSIKTD is encoded by the coding sequence ATGAAAAAATCAATAAAATCAATCGTTTTAAAGATTCTAAAAATAACAGGAATCACCATAGCCGTTTTATTGTTATTGCTTTTTCTATTGCCCACACTTTTTCCGGAAACCATAACCAATAAAGTTAAATCGTTTGCAAATGAAAAACTAAATGGAGAATTGAGCTTCAAAGAAACAAATCTTTCCTTTTTTACTCATTTTCCTTCTCTAACGCTATCATTAGATGAATTTTTGTTAAAAGGTTCAGCTCCGTTCGAAAAAGACACGTTAATTTCTGCCAAAGAAATTGCATTCGGAATTAATGTAAAATCTATCTTTTTTGATGAGAAGATTAAAATTGACAAAATTTTTGTGTCCGATGGATTTATCAATGTAAAAGTGAACAAAAAAGGTCAGCCTAATTACAATGTGTATGTTTCAGAAAGTAAAGAAGAATCCACAGATTCTACCTCTGCTTCCATAAAATTAGAAAGAATAGACATAAAAAAAATACGATTGGTTTATGAAGATCAATCTGCAAAAATGCTAATCAAAGCTAAAGAATTCAATTATTTAGGAAAAGGAGATTTACACGAATCAATTTTCGATTTAAAAACAAAAGCTCAAATTGAAGGCTTTGATTTTTCATTTGATAACGAAGAATATTTAAAAAACAAAAAGGTAAACGCTGAACTCATTACCAAAATAAACACCAATTCTCTCGCCTTAATTTTTGAGGAAAACAACCTGATGATTAACAAACTTCCTGTTGAATTTAAAGGCAAATTCAATTTCTTAAAAAATGGTTACGATTTAGATTTTAATGTAAAATCTGTAAACAGTAAGCTCAATGATTTCTTTACAGCTTTACCGCCACAGTTCATCACTTGGCTTTCCAAAACAAACATCAAAGGAAAAACAGACTTGCTATTTTCGTTAAGAGGGAAATACATAGCAGAAGAAAATAAAAAACCGGATATTCATTTTAACATGAAAATTCGAGATGGATTTATTTCATACAACAACACGCCACTTCCGGCAGAAAACATATTTCTAAATTTCGATACCAAATTACCGTCGTTAGATATAGAAAAATTGATTTTAAAGATCGACTCTGTCTATTTTGATGTAGGAAAAGATTTTTTCAACGGGAACGTAAAAGTGAATGGTTTGTCAAGTCCGACGATTGATGCCAGAATTCGATCAAAATTAGATTTAGCAAAGCTTGATCAGGCTTTTGGTCTTGAAAATATGGATTTGAAAGGAAGTTTTTCTGCCGATATTGTTTCAAAAGGAAAGTATAATAAAGAACAGAAAAAATTCCCTGTTACAAGAGGAAATTTAGAACTTAAAAATGGTTTTGTAAAGACAATTTATTATCCAAACCCGATAAAAAATATCAATTTTAAAGCAGTAGCTTCTGATGCTTCGGGTGAATTTAAAGATTTGAATGTATTGATTTCTCCAGCTACATTAGAATTTGAAGGAAAACCATTTGATTTGTATGCTAAGCTTCAAAATTTTGATGATATTGATTATGATATCAAAGCAAAAGGCGAATTAAACATTGAAAAAATATACAAAGTATTCTCGCAAAAAGGATTAGGTGTAACCGGTTTTGCCAAAATGGATGTGGCTTTTCAGGGCAAACAAAGTGATGCAACGTCAGGAAAATACGCCAATCTAAATAATAAAGGAACGTTAGAGCTCAAAGAGATTAAAATTAATTCCGAATTCTTACCTAAACCATTTATAATAAACGAAGGGTTGTTTTTGTTTAATCAGGACAAGATGAATTTCAATAATTTTATCGCATCCTACGGGCAATCTGATTTCAAGATGAATGGCTTCATGGAAAATGTCATCAATTTTACCCTCTCAGATAGTGAAATTTTGAAAGGCAGTTTTTCTGTTGATTCCGATTTTATTCAAATAAATGAATTCATGGCTTTTGCAAATGAAACGCAAGAAGAAAAAGATAAAACGGTTCAAAATGGCGTGGTTGTAATTCCATCTAAATTTGATTTTAATCTGAAAGCAAACGTAAAAAAAATCAATTTTGATGATTTGAATATTGAAAATCTGATAGGAAAAGTCAATGTTAATCAAGGAAAATTGATGTTACAAAACACCTCGTTTTCAATTATAGGAACAAAAGTTACTATGAATGCAATTTACTTTCATGAAACGCCAACCCGTGCCGATTTTGATTATAAAATTAAAGCATTAGATTTTGATATTAAACGGGCTTACAACGAAATTGCTCTATTTAGAGAAATGGCTTCTGCGGCAGAATATGCAGAGGGAACTGTTTCATTAGATTATAAAATTGCCGGAAAATTAGATGGAAATATGACGCCAGTTTTCCCTTCCTTGATTGGAGGAGGAACACTTTCTGTAAAAAATGTAAAGATGAAAGGCTTTAAACTATTTAACATAGTTAGTCAAAAAACCGAAACCGATGCGTTGAAAGATCCGGATATTTCCAAAATTGATATCAAAACAACAGTAAAAAACAATTTGATAAAAATTGAGCGTTTCAAATTCAAATCTGCCGGATTCAGACCTAGAATTGAAGGCGAAACCAGTTTTGATGGAAAAATTAATTTGAAAATGCGAATCGGACTTCCACCATTAGGAATCATCGGAATACCAATAAAAGTTACCGGGACACAAGAAAACCTAGAAATTGGAGTAGGAAAAAAGACCGAAGATTTAGAAGAAACCGAATATGTTGAAGGAATGGAAGAAGCAAAACCTGAAATTAAAACCACAACAACTCCGAGTGTTTCAGATGAATTGAAACCTCAAACGGTTATAGATTCGATAAAAACGGATTAA
- a CDS encoding alpha-amylase family glycosyl hydrolase, translating into MRRNYFFTFLLALISSFNFAQVTITPASFNVDDQITITVSTAAQACNLIGTNPAKVYMHAGIGDDVNAFGFSVIGNWGQDDNIGLMTNNGNGTWSITLTPSTYFGINATQQANATKLGMVFRNANGSQTLKLPPSCGDFIFNVGTFQVNLTSPSNNSSTIINSGGNISVAATNTGGNASYVLKANGVTINTNASTASYAFNHTNIISNQSYELQVTQGSSTITRRFSAIVNPGTLSQAIPSGLEDGINYNPNDPTKATLKLNAPGKDFVYVAGSFNNYQPDASYAMKRDPSTNIFWLELTGLTPGQIYTYQYWVVDQTPVPNSPVLVKTADMYSTLVLSPFDDPWIPTSTYPNLPAYPAGQEREVTVLQTGQTPYNWSDATLNFVKPSKDNLVVYEVLVRDFDANRNYQDLINKIDYFKDLGVNAIELMPVMEFEGNESWGYNTSFHLALDKFYGTADKFKELVDVCHQNGIAVILDVALNHSFGRNPGIRMWMNDPEGDGWGPPSSDNPYYNTTARHSYSVGEDFNHQSALTQYYTKRVVKQWIEEFKIDGFRWDLTKGFTQNCTGGDDGCTNAYQADRVQVLKDYADYSWSLDPNHIVIFEHLGSDNEEQQWANYKLNEGKGILMWGEMFTQYKELAMGFANQNITRMGHVSRGFAGKRLIGYPESHDKDRMMYEAITYGNGGGSAPVNGNLTNALARMGAIGATSILVPGPKMIWHFGELGSNQSIYTCANGTVNDEGPFFPGDCKLDTKPQVQWSENWLSDPRRTAIYDDWARMIKLKINEPVFNGDYSISPNGSNIRQRIYVFDNSLPASQLKNVVILANFSVAAQNITPDFPYTGTWYDLMDDTSFTVANTTTAINLQPGQFRVYGNQPSTLSTNNFEMNTNVTLAPNPTSNSFTISVATTKVEVYSVTGQLVKSFNKSFSADYSFDVSDLNKGIYFVKAADENGSEKTMKLLKN; encoded by the coding sequence ATGAGAAGAAATTATTTTTTTACTTTTTTATTAGCCTTAATTTCGTCATTCAATTTTGCTCAAGTTACAATTACACCAGCATCTTTTAATGTTGATGATCAAATTACTATTACAGTTTCAACAGCAGCTCAAGCGTGTAATTTAATCGGTACTAATCCTGCAAAAGTTTACATGCATGCCGGAATAGGAGATGACGTAAATGCTTTTGGCTTCTCCGTTATTGGAAATTGGGGACAAGATGACAATATTGGTTTAATGACCAATAATGGAAATGGTACATGGTCAATTACCTTGACTCCAAGTACTTATTTTGGTATTAACGCTACGCAACAAGCCAATGCTACAAAGCTTGGAATGGTATTTAGAAATGCAAACGGCTCTCAAACATTAAAACTACCACCGTCTTGTGGTGATTTTATTTTTAATGTTGGAACTTTTCAGGTTAATCTAACTTCACCAAGCAACAATAGTTCTACAATTATTAACTCAGGTGGAAACATTTCTGTAGCGGCCACAAACACAGGCGGTAATGCAAGTTATGTTTTAAAAGCAAATGGAGTTACTATTAATACAAATGCTTCAACAGCAAGTTACGCATTCAATCATACAAATATAATTTCTAATCAAAGTTATGAATTACAAGTAACGCAAGGTTCTTCAACAATCACTAGAAGATTTAGTGCAATTGTAAATCCGGGTACTTTGTCTCAAGCAATTCCTAGCGGACTAGAAGATGGTATCAATTATAATCCAAACGACCCAACAAAAGCAACATTAAAATTAAATGCTCCCGGAAAAGATTTTGTTTATGTAGCCGGTAGTTTTAATAACTATCAACCCGATGCTTCTTATGCCATGAAAAGAGATCCATCAACTAATATTTTTTGGTTAGAATTAACTGGTTTAACACCAGGTCAAATTTACACCTATCAATATTGGGTGGTAGATCAAACTCCTGTTCCAAATTCTCCTGTACTTGTGAAAACGGCAGACATGTATTCTACGTTGGTTTTGTCTCCTTTTGATGATCCATGGATTCCAACGTCAACCTATCCAAATTTACCTGCTTATCCTGCCGGTCAAGAAAGAGAAGTTACTGTTTTACAAACTGGACAAACTCCTTATAATTGGAGTGATGCAACCTTAAATTTCGTTAAGCCAAGTAAAGATAATTTAGTGGTTTATGAAGTTTTAGTGAGGGATTTTGATGCAAATAGAAATTACCAAGACTTAATAAACAAAATTGATTATTTCAAAGATCTTGGGGTTAACGCCATTGAGCTTATGCCTGTCATGGAATTTGAAGGAAATGAAAGCTGGGGTTATAATACTTCTTTTCACTTAGCACTTGATAAATTTTATGGCACTGCAGATAAATTTAAAGAATTGGTTGACGTTTGTCACCAAAACGGAATTGCTGTTATTTTAGATGTGGCTTTAAATCATTCTTTTGGTAGAAATCCTGGAATAAGAATGTGGATGAACGATCCTGAAGGAGACGGATGGGGACCACCATCTTCTGATAATCCGTACTACAACACTACCGCTAGACACAGCTATAGTGTAGGTGAAGATTTTAATCATCAATCCGCTTTAACTCAGTATTACACCAAAAGAGTTGTTAAACAATGGATTGAAGAATTTAAAATTGATGGTTTCCGTTGGGATTTAACCAAAGGTTTTACACAAAACTGTACTGGTGGTGATGATGGTTGCACCAATGCCTATCAAGCAGATAGGGTGCAAGTTTTAAAAGATTACGCAGATTATTCTTGGAGTTTAGATCCAAACCATATTGTAATTTTTGAGCATTTAGGTTCAGATAACGAAGAACAACAATGGGCAAACTACAAATTAAACGAAGGTAAAGGTATTTTAATGTGGGGTGAAATGTTCACACAATACAAAGAACTTGCCATGGGATTTGCCAATCAAAACATTACCAGAATGGGTCATGTGAGCAGAGGTTTTGCTGGAAAACGTTTAATCGGATATCCGGAAAGCCATGACAAAGATAGAATGATGTATGAAGCAATAACGTATGGAAATGGTGGAGGTTCTGCACCTGTAAATGGAAATTTAACTAATGCTCTAGCCAGAATGGGAGCAATTGGAGCAACTAGTATTCTAGTTCCTGGTCCAAAAATGATTTGGCATTTTGGTGAGCTTGGTAGTAATCAATCAATTTATACTTGTGCCAATGGAACAGTTAATGATGAAGGTCCTTTCTTTCCTGGAGATTGTAAATTAGATACCAAACCTCAAGTACAGTGGTCTGAAAATTGGTTGTCAGATCCAAGAAGAACAGCTATTTATGACGACTGGGCTAGAATGATTAAATTAAAAATTAACGAACCGGTTTTCAATGGGGATTATTCAATTAGTCCAAACGGAAGTAATATTCGTCAACGTATTTATGTTTTTGATAATTCTTTACCAGCTTCACAGTTAAAAAACGTTGTGATTTTGGCTAATTTTTCAGTTGCAGCCCAAAACATCACTCCAGATTTCCCTTACACAGGAACATGGTATGATTTAATGGACGACACATCATTTACTGTTGCAAACACTACAACAGCGATCAATCTTCAACCAGGACAATTCAGAGTTTATGGAAATCAACCATCAACATTGTCAACCAATAATTTTGAAATGAATACAAACGTAACGTTGGCACCAAACCCAACTTCTAATTCGTTTACTATTTCAGTTGCCACGACAAAAGTTGAAGTTTACTCTGTAACAGGTCAATTAGTAAAATCATTCAACAAATCGTTTAGTGCAGATTATTCTTTTGATGTAAGTGATCTGAACAAAGGAATTTATTTTGTTAAAGCTGCCGATGAAAACGGAAGTGAAAAAACAATGAAATTACTCAAAAATTAA
- the lptC gene encoding LPS export ABC transporter periplasmic protein LptC has product MLCINKIINFSVTVFAVTLFFGCQSNFKDIQRINVSEFMASGEADSVNLKYTDSGRIKAIMVSPKMMDYGTVLYPFTEFPKGIEVTLYDQDGKKNFIKSDYAVTFKGTDIIDMQGNVRMTSEGGQYLETEQLYYDQKNEWFFTEKKFKFTDPFKGETQGDGLDFSKDFKRINFQKVSGVINEAE; this is encoded by the coding sequence ATGCTCTGCATAAACAAAATAATCAATTTCAGTGTCACAGTTTTTGCTGTGACATTGTTTTTTGGTTGCCAAAGCAATTTTAAAGATATCCAACGAATTAATGTATCAGAATTTATGGCTTCCGGTGAGGCCGATTCCGTCAATCTAAAATATACCGATTCCGGCAGAATCAAAGCCATTATGGTAAGTCCGAAAATGATGGATTATGGTACGGTACTTTATCCATTCACCGAGTTTCCAAAAGGAATTGAAGTGACATTGTATGATCAAGATGGCAAAAAAAACTTCATCAAATCGGATTATGCCGTTACGTTCAAAGGAACAGATATTATTGATATGCAAGGCAATGTTAGAATGACATCTGAAGGAGGGCAATATTTAGAAACCGAGCAACTCTATTACGACCAAAAAAATGAATGGTTTTTTACAGAAAAAAAGTTTAAATTTACAGACCCTTTCAAAGGAGAAACACAAGGAGATGGTTTAGATTTTAGTAAAGATTTTAAACGAATAAACTTTCAAAAAGTTTCCGGCGTAATTAACGAAGCAGAATAA